In the genome of Portunus trituberculatus isolate SZX2019 unplaced genomic scaffold, ASM1759143v1 PGA_scaffold_494__1_contigs__length_23137, whole genome shotgun sequence, one region contains:
- the LOC123500831 gene encoding histone H2A, protein MSGRGKGGKVKGKSKSRSSRAGLQFPVGRIHRLLRKGNYAERVGAGAPVYLAAVMEYLAAEVLELAGNAARDNKKTRIIPRHLQLAIRNDEELNKLLSGVTIAQGGVLPNIQAVLLPKKTEKK, encoded by the coding sequence ATGTCCGGACgcggcaaaggaggaaaggtgaagggaaagtcaaAGTCCCGTTCCAGCCGTGCTGGACTCCAGTTCCCGGTCGGCAGGATTCATCGCCTCCTGAGGAAGGGCAACTACGCCGAGCGAGTGGGGGCTGGCGCCCCCGTGTACCTTGCAGCGGTCATGGAGTACCTGGCCGCCGAAGTCCTCGAGCTTGCCGGCAACGCCGCCCGCGACAACAAGAAGACTCGCATCATCCCGCGTCACCTGCAGCTGGCCATCCGGAACGACGAGGAACTTAACAAGCTCCTCTCCGGGGTCACCATTGCACAGGGTGGCGTGCTGCCAAACATTCAGGCTGTGCTCCTTCCCAAGAAGACCGAGAAGAAGtaa